gttttaactgtacagtttttatcaaataatatttcGATTCAAATTCAGCTCAACTGTGCACTATGCAATATTGAGTTTTGTCTACACACATAAAGTAAAACTAAAGGTATGTAGCATAGGATAcaaccatcgatctcctattaaaaagttgatgcataatcagcaaccaaaaaactTCACACAACTTCTTCGCAACTTCAACGCACATAATTCAactagtcgcatttgcaaatttcTAACTGAACtttaaattcaatctttaaggTTGGATTTGCTCTGAGTTTGGgagtttattgaatattggactatatttaaagtcctttaggtataattttctttaccaataattctaaaactgtcaaagcagaattgaccagtttttaagtgaaattttctacatgattgtgcgcccttttattataagaggtcaaagGATACAACAAAACAATGCAAGGTGTGACATTTGACACGGCCAGTGACTTGCGAATACTacataactgactgtgacgtcaccggGGTCTccgctgaaaatcagcgctgggcattgctttcctgcgatgaacggctaatgctgagctgtaaaccctttctgtttggtgtcacagacagtcatataatatctaagataggatgtactgtttgtgacactaaaaagtgaataaacttattttctttcttttctttacaTATTCGTTTCGTGTTCCAGATCCGCTTCGTGACCAAGATCTGGCACCCAAACGTGTCGTCGGTGACGGGCGCCATTTGCCTGGACATCCTCAAGGACCAGTGGGCGGCGGCGCTGACGCTGCGCACCGTGCTACTGTCTATACAAGCGCTGCTCTCCGCCGCCGAGGCCGGGGACCCCCAGGACGCGGTGGTGGCGAAGCAGTACCGCGAGAGCCAACAGCTCTTCCTGCTCACAGCCCGCCACTGGACCAATGTCTACGCTGGGGGTCCCTCCGCCATCTGGGAGTTTGACCAGAAGGTCCAGCGCCTCCTTGACATGGGCATCGACGAGCATGAGGCGAGAGTCGCACTGTCTCACTACGACTGGGAGCTGGAACGGGCCACAGAACAACTCTTCAGTTAGTCTTTTCAATATGTTCAGTTTCCTCGGTCATTTATGCTACTATCTGTTTTGCGTCTGCCACTCTAGCTCTTCGTTCATTGCTGATTACTTTGCTGCGTAATAATCGGATTTAATTAACGAATTTATTTACCAATTATTGGACTCGCAAGATGCATGGGGTCGCAtaaatgtttgtaaaaaaaaatagatattaaactaattaaaaagacATGGACACACATGAAAATATCCACCGCTAAACTGATCTGCCAATAGAAATTAATTATGTGCTCGACTAGGCTAGGTTTAGTGGATACTTGAAATTTTACACATTCATATGATGAATGGGATATATATAttgtgttaaatttattttaatttatgaaggacaaaatatttatttatcatgttTAAttctcaatataataataacatatacTTTATAATCTGACAATATAGATCAATCAATACAatgtgaataattaattataatcaacTGGATTTTTGATAAGGGAATGGAATGGGACACttgacaaaattatgaaggaaAATTTGCATATGTGGATATACATAATTAAGTCATTTTGGATttgttattttgtgttttaaaaattgtttttgggCGTTACTATGCCTTCCAGACAAAACGTAGAATATTTTATGGCTAAGAAATTCATATTTGTATAATTGTATCTGAAAAAGGAATGGTTCAAATTGCATGACAAGTTTAAGAAATCAATGggttaattacttattaattgaGTAACATCCATATTTATTATCTCCAAGAAATTCAACACTATTGGCGGATCGatatatactccgcgccacaaaacaagtcccatagacgcggcgctaatgccTTAATGACGCTCATTGTCAGTTGGCGTATTCGCCTCtgctgagtacgagtctcctctcgggtATATACAGATGAAATAGATTTATAACGCAACGTCCATCACATATTTAAAAGTATGTATTGTAAATACATGTACATTCAAATCACAATTAGGgggttaatttttaaattaatttattcaatagtttacattattatattaatgaaaatgtcAATGCCAAAAAAGGAATTAATTTAATGGCGGTCTAATTGACATTTTTCTATGACGCTgtaaattttagttcaggttttagccaaTATTCATagtcaattataaaaaatttagttGTCTCTTCAATGAtatctaaaattttaatgttgacaaaaaaaaatgttttttattattatcatttatttacatttggttaacttgttttattttaaatgaaatcgaaatattttaagttttgactGTAGGACCCTGGTGATCAatgaaccatctcctttattagaaatatttatctatttatttaattattctacTGATTGTTCTGCAAAATGTGTATATGTACAATAGcatgcaaactttatgacgGTAAGCTGCACAATTCAAGATTTTAGATATCAGCGGTAACGTAGTCCGGCGGTATCACCCCGCGCGTGCCTTTCTCACACACGCAGTCGCTTCGC
This genomic interval from Bicyclus anynana chromosome Z, ilBicAnyn1.1, whole genome shotgun sequence contains the following:
- the LOC112049127 gene encoding ubiquitin-conjugating enzyme E2-22 kDa — protein: MANIAAKRIKREFKEVMNSEEVAGGYIKLALVNDSWTELQGTIVGPPDTPYEGGTFQLEIKVPETYPFNPPKIRFVTKIWHPNVSSVTGAICLDILKDQWAAALTLRTVLLSIQALLSAAEAGDPQDAVVAKQYRESQQLFLLTARHWTNVYAGGPSAIWEFDQKVQRLLDMGIDEHEARVALSHYDWELERATEQLFS